The DNA sequence AGATTTTGACAGAATTTTTGGAAAATTACACGAATATTCAACTTGCTTTGTGTTAGGGCATGAAATAGGACATCATTTCTTTTTACATACTAAAAATATTGACTTAAAAGAGAATCTTAATATTTTATCAGAAAATATTAAAAATAACCACATTAATGAATTATATTGCGATAAATTCAGTGCTTTTATAACATTTGAGACTTTTGCTAAAGACCAAAAAAATTCTGCTTTGGAGATAATCGGAATCGTATCAGCACTCTTAGCATTAACTTTAGAAGAAAATTTTTACGAACATTCTACAACACATCCATCTTTTAAAAATCGATTTGATATGGTTTTTAATTATTTTAATGAGCGTTTTCCAGATTATAAACTAAAAGAACATATAAGTGACTTTTTTCTTTGTTGTGATTTGTTTTATGATAAAGATTTTTTAGATGATAGATGGTGGGAAAATTACTACAGCTAACACAACATCAACTGACATGAAAATCACACGTCAGTTAGGCTGAAATAACGTTATGTGCAAGACAAAGTCAAAATCTAGACATAGAATAATAATAAGGAGAAAAAATATGAAGAAAAAAGTAGATTTAAATATAAAAAGCATTTTTTACAAAGGAGAATTTTTGGTAATTAATGCAGAATTTATAAATAATGATAACATTATTGCCTTTAATTTTAAGGATATTTATATAAAAATAATAGGGAAAAATGGAGATGATGTTGTTACAACTATTATTAATGGAGAAAACTTAAATAAATTATTATTAAAAGCAAATGAGAAAAAAGATTGGATATTTGAAGTTGAAAACCCAAATTATACTGATATTAGTAAATATAAATGGGAAACTAATTTACAATTCCTTTTTAAGGAAAATACGTCAGAAACAGAAGAAATTGAAAATGAAAATAGTCAGACAATAACTAATATAGAGAAAGAAGGGGAAAGTTTAATGGAAGAGGGAAAAAGCACAATAAAAAGTAAATTTGAATATGATGTTGCGTTTTCATTTGCAGGAGAAGATAGAAAATATGTAGAAAAAGTTGCAGAACAACTAAAAGATAAAATAAATATATTTTATGATAAATTTGAAGAAATTGATTTGTGGGGGAAAAATTTATATACGCATCTTAATGAAATATATAGTAAAAAATCAAAATATGTTGTTATGTTTATTTCAGAGCATTACTCAAAAAAATTATGGACAAACCATGAGAGACAAAGTGCTCAAGAAAGAGCATTTAATGAGAATAAAGAATATATTTTACCTGCAAGATTTGATAATACAGAAATTCCTGGTGTCCTAAAAACAGTTGGCTATATAGACTTAAAAAAGATTGATGAAATTGAATTTTCTAATATAATTCTGAAAAAAATTAAAAAATACAAAGAAGAGGAAGTTCCTGAGAAAAATTCAAAAAAAAATGAGAAAAATATATCCTTAAATCAAAAAATATATAAATCAGATATTGAATTGTATAATAAAATTAAAGAAATCATAAAAAATAGTGTGGAATTTTCTAAAGATTGGGATTTCGGGTCACCGCACAGGGATAATAGTTTGAATGGATTGTTCCACATAGAATTACAATTTGAATCGCCAGATTTTGAATTTATTAATGAAAAACTTGAAATTATTAAAAAAGAATTATTTGAGTCTATAAAAAAATTTATCTTAAGTGTTTCTATTAATACTTTTCCAAAAGGAAATGGTTTTCAAGAGATTCCTTATGAATGGAGTTATGAACAACCAGAATTATTTGAGAAAACTAGAAATGAAATAAATTCTTTAGCTGATGAAATGTGGAAGAAATACTGTAATTTTGTAAAAATGGGAAGAATTTGTTTAGAGCTATAAAAAAAGAGTCCAGCACATAACATATGATAGACTATATCTTTTCGGTGGTTCGCAAGCTCACGAATCTCAAAGACATCGCCTAATCATAGAGACGTTATGTGTCATTAAAAAATTATTGGAGGAAATCACAGAATGAATATTTTAGTATTTGTTAAGGAAATATTACCGTATGGAGTTTTTGTATTTTTAGCAATTTGGTTTGGTGATCAAATTAAAATTCTTATTCCAAAAATATCGAAACTGATATTTAAAGATAATCAAGTTGTTTTTGATCAAGCAAAAAAATCCGAACAAGATGTTATAAATAGGTATATTTGTAAAAAGTGTTCAAATCTTGTAAAAATGGGTAGCCTATGTGCTAAATGTGGAGAAAAAATAGGCGAAGAAAATACAATAGATTTATTAGTTTACACAAAAGCAATTCATGCAATTGAAAAATGTGTTTGTCCTGTGTGTGGCAATGGAATTTTAGGAAAAACTACATATGTATGTCCAAATTGTGGGTTTGGATTTGAAGCAAAAGGAAAAAAATCATCTACATTTCAAGTATTAAAAAGAGAAATTGGAGTACTTGCAACAATATATTTACTATTAGGGGCTTTTATATTTCCTGCGATAATTTATATTTTAGTAGAAAAATATTTATATATAGATTTAACTAAAAATACATTTGGAGTTATAATTTATTTTGTTGGAGCAATTATTCCGGTATTATTGATAGCTATAAATTTGAATAAAGATGAAAGAAGAGAAAGAGGACTTTATAGAATTGTTAAAAAATATAAAAAAATTGAAAGTGATGCAAACTGAATAATAGTTTTATTTTAAAGAAAATAAACGACACATAACAGCGTATAAATGCAATCCTTTCGCCGTGTGTGCTATCGCACATATTCTGCACGATCGGCAGTTCGCAAGCTCATGCAAGTAAGCGTAAATATTGGGTATGCCTCTCTTTGCCATATCGGGAAGACGGCTCAAGGACTGCACTTATACGCGAGACGTTATACAACAGTGCGACCAGCCCTTGAAATAAAAGGGATAAGCTACATTTTAGGCTGTCTAAGTCGCTTTAAATAAATATAGACCTTTGGACTACCCTATCCATTTGGGGTAACTCTACCTCAATGTCATCAAGCTAAGGATTTTATAAAAACTCTACTCCTCCCTTGTTGTAGGTTTCTCTTATCTAAGAGAAACCTATAGCGTGGATATTTGGCTTTTTTAATGCTTTTTTCTCAATATTCTGCACTTTAGTTTTCTCTTAGCCAAGAGAAAACGCTAAGAAGGAAGGAGTTGGTCTTTTGATTTGCATTAATTCCCCTTAGCTTGATGACATTGAACTCTACCTACAGGTGCGTGACTGGTAACGGTTGGGTGCTAAGCTGTAGGGACAATATGAATAATCTGTTAGCCTATAGGCGGAGGTTTTGTTAGAGTAAATATATTTCTATGGTTAACATATGTGAACTAATGCAAGCTTCGTTAAACGTGGGCAGTGAAATAAGGCTGATACACTGTGACCAAAAGGTGTAAGATGTGGTTGATAGTCTTTTTCGTACCTATCAACAAATGGACTAATATCTTCGGAGTAAAGTTAGAACCTAAGGAAATATGAATTGGCTAAAATGTAGAACTGGGTAAGCCCTACAGTCTCTCATTTGAGTAGGTTTTCTGTGAAGAGAATACAATGATTGGAGAGTAAAGGAACAGTAGAGAAAGCGAATGACATTTTGTAATGAAATGTATAGAGGTTCGAAATTTGCCTCATTCTGAAAGGAAGCATGGTTATCTAAGGCAGGAAAGGATTGAAACTTTATAAATATAACAAGCCAAATAACTCAAAATCATAAGGAGTGGGCGACTATAGACAGACCAGAAGCAACTTTCAAATGGGAAATAATTGATTGAACAGAAGCCGGAAGAAAAGTTAGTAAACTTCAATCACGGATAGCTAAAGCAATTATTAAAGGTAAAAATGCTCTTGTAAAGAAATTACAATACTTACTTACAAAATCTTACTATGCAAAATTATTAGCAGTAAAGAAAGTAACATCAAATAAGGGAAAAAGAACATCAGGAGTAGATAAAGAAATATGGTCAACTCCAGCCCTTAAGTATATCAACGCCCAAAAATTAACTAACAAGAAATACAGGGCAAAACCTCTTAAAAGGATATTAATACCGAAATCCAACGGAAAAACAAGACCTTTGGGAATACCAACTATGTTTGATAGAGCAATGCAAGCATTATATTCATTAGCATTAGACCCGATATCAGAAAGCACAGCAGATAAAAACTCTTATGGATTTAGAAAATGTAGAAGTACAAACGACGCAGCAGATCACATTTTCAAATGTTTAGCAAAAAAGGACTCTGCTCAATGGATTTTAGAAGGTGACATAAAGGGGTGCTTCGACAATATAAATCATAAATGGATTATTGATAATATACCATTAAATAAGAAAATTTTAAAACAATTTCTTAAAGCAGGATTTATATACAAGAAAGATGTCTTTCCTACCAAAGAAGGAACACCTCAGGGTGGAATAATCTCCCCCATCTTAGCAAATATGACGTTGGATGGTATTGAAAAAATGATTAAACTAAAATATTGGACAAGCCCAAGTGGAAATTCGATTAACAGAAAATATAACAGCAAAAATCGAATAAACTTTATTCGATACGCTGATGACTTTGTTGTAACTTCAAGAAGCAAAGAAATACTTGAAGACATAAAATCAATGATAAAAGAATTTCGTGAAACTAGAGGCTTGGAGCAATCAGAAACGAAAACTTTAATAACTCATATTGATATTGGGTATGACTTTTTAGGTTTTAATTTCAGAAAATACAAAGGGAAATTATTAATTCAACCATCAAAGAAATCAATTAAGAATATTGTTAAGAAGATAAAATCCGTTGTTAAAAAGCATACTACTTCAAATCAAGATGAATTGATAAAATCATTAAATCCAATAATAAGAGGCTGGTGTAACTACCATAATAGTATCTGCTCAAAATTAACCTACCAAAAATTAGATAGACACATTTTCTTTTATCTGTGGAGATGGGCAAAACGAAGACATCAAGATAAGTCTAAGCAATGGATAAAAGATAAGTACTGGAAGACTATTAGTACTAGAGATTGGATATTTTCTGATGGAGAAAACAAGTTAATGTTTGCAACAGAAACAAAAATAATCAGACATTGTTTAATTAAAGGTAACGCAAATCCTTATCTAAGAGAATATGATGATTACTATTAAAAGAATTGCTGCGAAGATAAGAGCATATATTTAATTTATTATTGTTGCCAATTTGAAAGTTGGTTTTAGATAGCTTGAGCTGTATGACGTGAAAGTGTCACGTACAGTTCTGATGGGGGAAGGGCGAAGTAATTCGCCTGACCTACCAGACGAAGTTGTCTAGGTTTAATTTATAATGTAGTTTAAGTCATTCATAGTTTAAAAAAAGAAAAAAATATGTTAAAATGTAATAAGCTTTAAAATATGATTTGGAGGTTTATTTGTGATACCAAAATGTCAAATATTTACACCATTAGAATATGTAACAAAATTACTTGATATTGCTGAATATAAGGAGTTTTTATATGGTAAAAAAATATTAGAAAATTCTTGCGGAAATGGTAATATATTAGTTGAAATAGTAAAAAGGTATATAGCTGATTGTATTGAAAAAGGATTTTTGCTTGATGAAATAAAGAATGGGTTAGAAAATGATATTTATGCTTTTGAAATTGATTTAGCTCATTCAGAAGAGTGCAAGAGAAGGCTTAATGAAATTGTTAATTTTTATAACATATATGAAGTGAAATGGAATATAAATAATAATGATTATTTAAAAAATATAGATAATCAAAAATTTGATTTTATAATTGGAAATCCACCCTATATTATGTACAAAGAGTTAGATAATGAAACTAGAAAATTTTTAAAAGAAAAGTATAAAGTTTGTGAAAATGGAAAATTTGATTATTGTTATGCTTTCATTGAGAAAAGTATAAAAGATTTAAAAACTAATGGAAAAATGTCTTACTTGATACCTGGAAGTATTTTTAAAAATGTTTTTGGTAAGAATTTAAGAAATTTTTTATTACCCCATATTAATGAAATTTATGATTATTCAGAAAAAGCATTATTTACTAATGTTTTAACTTCATCAACGATATTAAATCTTGAAAAGGATAGCAATAATGATGAAATTATTTATCATAATATTATTATGGAGAATTCAAAAAAAATTCAAAAAATAAAATTAGGAGAAAAATGGATATTTCATAATATAAAATTTTCTTCTTCTAAAAAGAAATTTGGAGATTACTTTAAAGTTTCTAATAGTGTAGCAACTTTGTCGAATAAAGTCTTTATAATAGATAAATATGAGGAAGTTGATGAAAACTATATAAAAGTTGAGGAGTTTTTAATAGAAAAAACTTTATTAAAAAAAGCAGCAAGTCCAAAAGGGATGTCTAAAAATAAAAATGAATATATAATTTTTCCGTATTATTATACTAATGAAAATAAAATTAAAAGGTACTCAGAAGTTGATTTTGTAAAAAGATTTCCAGAAGCCAAAAAATATTTAATTAGTAGAATAGAAGAATTGGAAAAAAGAAAGTCTGATAAAAATTCTTCTTGGTTTGAATATGGAAGAAGTCAAGCTTTAAATCATTTAAATCAAGACATGTTAATATTATCATCAATAATAACAGGAAATGCTAAAATATATGATATTGATAAAGAATATATTCCATATTCAGGATTTTATATTACTAAGAAAGATAAATATGGACTTGAAGTTGCAAAAGAAAATCTTATGAGTAAAGAATTTTTAAACTATGTTAAAGGTATTGGTATTAGTGCTAGTGGAAATTCAAAAAGAATTACAGTAAAGGATATAGCAGAATTTCCATTATTTAAAATATAATTTACGGCTTTATTTTGGGGAGGTTATTTGTGAAGAAATTATTATTTACTATAGAAGATAAAGCGATTGCAGAATTATTTGGAAGACAAAACTTTAGTACAAAAGAATCTGCAATATTTGAATTGGTAAAAAATTCATATGATGCTGGTTCAAAAGAATGTATTGTTGAAATAAAACAAACTGAAAACGAAGAGTTTATAAAGATTATTGATTTTGGTTGCGGGATGAATGAAGAAGATATTAAAAAAAATTGGATGCATGTAGGAAAAAGTAATAAAGGTTACATTGATGAAAAAATATCTAAGAGAGTGCTAGCAGGAGCAAAAGGTGTTGGAAGATTTGCTTTAGCTAGATTAGGAGATGAAATAGAAATGACTTCTCAGAAATTAGATAGTTATCCTATTATTTGGAAAACAAATTGGGAGTCATCTTCAATTTTAAACTTACCTAATAAAATTAAGTCTGGAACGGAAATAAAAATTAAAACTTTAAGAGAAAAATGGAAAGAAAAAGATAAGGATAAATTAATTGAATTTTTGAGTAGAGCATATTATGGCAATGAAATGAAAATTTCAGTTATTTATAACGAAACAAAGGAAGAAGTACAAGAATTATTTTCTAAATTAAAAATGGGGATAAATTATACAAGCAAAATTTTATTAGATTATGTATCAGAAGATAATACTTTGAATATTGAAGTAGTATCAGATGAGTTTAAAAAAGAAGTACAAGAAATTTCTAATGATTTCAATATTTTGAATTTTAATATGACTAAAGATATGAGTGAAGAGCTTAGTTCTAATATATTAAAAGAAGAATTTACAAAAGAAACTTTAACAGATGTAGGAAGTTTTAAAATGGAGTTATATTTTGCTATGGATAGAGTTCCAGTAGATGCAACAGAAAAATTTATGTATAAACATGGAACTTTAATTGATCCAATAAAGTCTGGGATAATTTTATATAGAAATGCATTTAGTATTTCGTCACTAGAAGGAAAAAAAGATTGGATTGGATTAGGAGCAAGAGCAAGAAAATCACCTGCAGCAGCAACCCATCCTACTGGAGCATGGAGAGTTCGTGCAAACCAATTATCAGGGTTCGTTCAAATTGATAAAAAGAGGAATAATTTTTTAATAGATTTAGCTAACAGACAAGGGTTAGAAGAAAATGAATATTATGAATCTTTTTTAAAAATAATTGACTCAGGAATAAAAGAATTTGAAAGATATAGACAAAATATTATTCGTGTAATAGATAAAAAAAATAAATCTTTGACTGAACTTGAACCCAAAAAGACAAAAATAATGGATCGTTTTATAAAAAATCCAAAGATAATTGAAAGATTACCTAAAAAAGATATAAAAAAATTAGCTACTGAGATGGAAACTATAAAAAAGACAGTAACTCAGCAAACAAAAGAATCTAAAGAAAAAGAAGCAAGATATAAATATGATGTTAGAATATTAAATTCTTTAGCAACTCAAGGATTAAAAGCTGGAGCAACTGCTCATGAATTTCATGCAGATAGAAATAAATTAGCTAAAGGGACAACTCTTATTATAGATGCATTAAAAAAATATGAGTATTGGGAAGAATTAAAATCCCCAGATAAGACTAAATTTGCTTATGCTAATGTTCCACAATTGCTTTTAAGTCTTGATAAAATTAATAAAAAATTAGGTATTTTTTTAGATACAATATTAAAGAAAATGAAAAAAGATGCTTTTACTTCTCCAATAAAATCATTAGAAAAAGAATTAAAATTTATTATTAATAATTGGAAAAAAGATTATGAGTGGTTAGAAATAAAATTAAATGGAAAAAACATAGAATTAGATAAATATTCTTTTACTGCAGATGTATTAGATGTAATATTTGATAATTTAATTTTAAATAGTATACAAAATAATCAATTAAAAGATAAATTAATTATAGAAATAGATTATTTAATTAAAAATAATGTTATTAATTTTAGCTATAAAGATAATGGAATAGGATTAAATAAAAAGTACTTAAAAAATCCATTTAAAATACTAGAAGTACATGAAACATCTAGAAAAGATGGACATGGACTAGGGATGTGGATTATTAACAATACCCTTCAAATGTATGGAGGTCAAATTGATAAAATATTAAATGATGATGGATTTAAATTAGAATTTCAATTTATTGGAGGTTAAAAGGTGAATAAAAAAGAAATAATAAAAATATGTTATATTGATGATGATTTTGATGTTCAATTATCAAAATATTTAGTAGAAAATTATATAGTTGATAAAAAGGATAATATTGAAATAGATTATAGCGAATATAAATTTAATACAGAGGATAATTATAAAAAATTATTAAAAAAAGATATTGTAAAACAAGCAAATATTATTCTTATTGATTCAAGGTTATTCGAAAATATGTCAAATAAAAAAACTAAATTCACAGGAGAAAAGTTTAAAATAATTTTAAGACAAATTTATCCTTTTATTAAAACAGTTGTAATTAGTCAAAATGAAACAACTGAGGAATCTTCTGTTGTTAGTAAATTTAAACAAGCAGAGAGTAAAGGAATAAGTTTTGTTGAGCATTATGATGACAATTTAAAAAAAATATTAGATGAAAATATAAAGTTTATTTTAGAAGAAAGAAAAACTTTAGAAGAATTAAATGATGATGAATTCATTGATGAATTATTATTAGAAACAATAGATAAAACATTTAATGGATTAGAATCCTATTCTGAATTTGAAAAAAAGGAATTAGATAATTTGATAGAAGTTTTTGAAGAAGTGAGGTCTCATTATGATAATCAAAAATGATTATAGAAATACTTCATATACTTTGGTAGATTTTTCTATTGATGATAAAAAAGAAAAGTTTATGAAAGAATTTAGGAAAAAACATAAAAGGGCAAAAAATGTATATACAATAGTTAAAGAAAAGCAAAATGAATTTAATAGACCATTTAGAGAAATTTATAATAATAGATGTGTTTATTGTGGTGTTACAAATCAAATAATTACAGATTCTAATTTTGAAGTAGACCATATCTTTCCAAAATCAAAAGAAGGAGAAACTTCAATTAATGTAAATGGAATTGATAATATAGCTTCAGCTTGTAAAACTTGTAATCGAGGAAAAAGTGATTATACTTGTAAGGATGAAAATTTTGATAAAATAAACCCTGATAAAAACTTTCTTCCACATATATTTTTTAGAGAAAAGGATTATTCGATTCAAATAAAAACTGATTATATTTTAAATGATGATATAAAGGCTTTATATAATGCTCTTGAATTTGGAACACAACTTAGAAGAATAGATTATTTAGTTATGCAGTTAAAAGACTTTTGTGAAAAATATTCAGAGGAATCTATTATTGAAAAGATGAATAAAATTATTTCAAAATTAGAACAAAATCGTAGAGAAATATATTAATATAGTTAAGATAAAAGCTGGCTTTTCTAGCCAGTTTTTATAGATTAATGAAGACCAGGACAACTTCCTATCCTATAACATCAGGCTACAACGCAACTGCGATCGCCAAGCCCAGTTCTTAGCTTGATGACATTGATCCTTCCGCTAACCTTGAGGTATATAAGATATACAAATCGGCCTTAACGTGATAGGACTAAGCTCACCAAGCTCTTCGCATCATATTACCGTGGAACCATTACACGAAAACTAGGAAGGAAGTTATGGACAGATTAATCAAAGAAAATAATGACCAAAAGTAATTCTTGAAAATATAAACAATGAAATTTATGATGAAAACATAGTACATGAATTAGATGCAATAAGAAATGGTTGTTATACAAATTCAAGTGAATTTTTAGGAGAAAGTTTATTGGTGTTGAGAAAAATAATAAAAAATAAAATGTGTTCAAATAATTATGTAACCGAAAGAATAAAAAAGGTTATTAAAGAAATCGAATATGTTTTTATAATTAGTAAGAGAGGTTGATATGGTATGAATAATATTGAATTATCTAATCAATTAGAAAGAATAAAAATTGATAGTAGTAGATTATTTATAAATAAAGAGGTCGACTGTTCGTATTGTTTAATAAAAAAAGGTAGAAAATGGATTTTTTTCTTTACAGAAAGAGGAGAAAGAAGAGAAGAAAAAACTTTTAAAGATGAAGATAGTGCTTGTAACTATGCTTTGAATTTTATTAAAAATATGTATTTAGAAACAGATACAAAAGAAAGACTAAAAAATAATCCTGTTTTAATAAGGAATTGCATTGAAGCGATTAATTTATTAAGAAACAATGATGTTATAATTGATGATGGATTATTAAAAAAAGAGATAAGTGAAATAGAAAATAAATATAATATTGTTTTTCCGCCAGATTTAAGAGAATTTTACTCATATGGTTTACCAGTTTCTAAAGGTTTTATTAATTGGAGAAATAGTGATCCTGAATATATTAAAACAATAAAAGAAAGGCTAAGTTGGCCATATGAAGGAATTATTTTTGATATAAAAAATAATAAGTTTTGGATAGAAGAATTTGGAGAAGAACCAACAGAAATAGATGAAAAGATTCGCAAGTTTTCAGAATACTTTAAGAAAGTACCAAAACTTATTCCTATATACGGTCATAGATATATTCCGATAGAACCTTATGAAGAGAATAATCCAATCATATCAGTATATCAAACGGATATTATATTTTATGGAGAAAATTTGTTTGATTATTTTAAAATAGAATTTGGTAAAAAAAATTATGAAGTTGATTATAATAAAGTTAAAAAGATTAGATTTTGGAGTGAAGTTGTTGAATGAAATTTGAGGAGCCATCGTGTAACACGGTGTATATTCCATCTTTTCACAGGTGCATAGCGTAAATTAGGAACAAATTAGGTACTGTTCAAAGACGGCATATTACACCGGGAACGTTATTAGAGATTTTTTTATTTCTCTAGAGATTTAGTTGGCTTCCTGTCAACATTTAAAAATTATAATGTAATGAGATGCTATCTAAATAAGAAAAGTAAAAGATTGGAGTGTGATATAATTGAAAAATAAAATTATTATTAAAAAAATTTGGAATGATGATGATGTAATTGAGTTTGAAATTTATTTAATTGATGAAAATTTTAAATTTAGAACAACTGTATATACTGGGAATTTTGAAATATCTGAAACCTATAAAAAATTAATTGAATTTGGCAGTCTGATACCTAATAAGAAAAGCTTAATTGAACTTGGAGGATTTGGGGAGAAATATGCTAATGGAGCAATAAGTTTGGAATTACAATGCAATTCACGAGGTATAATTCATTTGGAGATAGAAATGGAAACTGAGTTTTATGAATTTAATAAAAGAAATATTTCAGATAAATTATTATGCCATAAAAAAACTGATCCAGCACTATATGATAAATTTGTTAAAAATTTCAAAAGAATTGAAAAATTTGAACTTGGAGAAGAAATTGAGTTTGAATTAATCTAAAATTATATTGAAAGAATTATTATTTATTTGTGGAGGAAAAATGTTTGAAATTAAAATTTTAGAAGACTTATCAAAGAGCGGTGAATATTCTGAATATAATTTTGGGAAGACTAATGACTTGCTATGGATTTTGTTTTTAAATTTAGAGACAGGAGAAGAGTGGATAGGAAAATTTGATATTGGGATTAGAAATAAAAGTAAGATAAAAATTTTTCAAAATAATACTGCTATAATTTTAGCAAGGGGAAATATTTATATAGTAAATTGCAAAATAAAAAAAGTGCAATATATTTTTGAATATGATGATTATGAAGATATTGAAATTGATCTTGTTAATAACTATATTATTATAACTGATGGACTTTATATTTCTGTACATGATAAAAATGGAAAATTTATCAAAAAAACAAAGCGAATTAGTTTAGATGGGATAGAATTTATAGAAATAAAAAATGGAAAGGTATATGGTAGGTTAAATGATCTAACTTTTGAATGGTGTGATTTTAAATATAATATTGTTGAAAATGAAGTTATCAGTAAATGGAGTTTTATAGCTAAAATATTGAGAATCGGATAACAATGTGCAGAAGCCATCATTTCGAGAAACGCTACGCTGACTCTCAATGACGGCTTCTGGCACTGAACCGTTATCTACAACTTGGTCTTAAAAAAAATATGTACCTTTGATGGACATGTCAAGAGAATGTGGGCGTTTTTTTTATTTTTCTGGACCTATTTAAAAATATGGGCAAAAATGGTATAATTAGGTACATATTGATTAGGAGGGATTTGAGCATGAAAATAGATTTAGAGAAACCTTTTAACGAATTACCATTATTATCACCAAATATTCAATTAGAAACGATTAATATTTTAAAACAATTAGCAAAATCACATAAAGCTCTTGCTGAATTAAAAGGATATTCAGAACTTATACCTAACAAAGATATTTTAATAAACTCTATTATTTTAAAAGAAGCAAA is a window from the Haliovirga abyssi genome containing:
- a CDS encoding toll/interleukin-1 receptor domain-containing protein, with the protein product MKKKVDLNIKSIFYKGEFLVINAEFINNDNIIAFNFKDIYIKIIGKNGDDVVTTIINGENLNKLLLKANEKKDWIFEVENPNYTDISKYKWETNLQFLFKENTSETEEIENENSQTITNIEKEGESLMEEGKSTIKSKFEYDVAFSFAGEDRKYVEKVAEQLKDKINIFYDKFEEIDLWGKNLYTHLNEIYSKKSKYVVMFISEHYSKKLWTNHERQSAQERAFNENKEYILPARFDNTEIPGVLKTVGYIDLKKIDEIEFSNIILKKIKKYKEEEVPEKNSKKNEKNISLNQKIYKSDIELYNKIKEIIKNSVEFSKDWDFGSPHRDNSLNGLFHIELQFESPDFEFINEKLEIIKKELFESIKKFILSVSINTFPKGNGFQEIPYEWSYEQPELFEKTRNEINSLADEMWKKYCNFVKMGRICLEL
- a CDS encoding Eco57I restriction-modification methylase domain-containing protein yields the protein MIPKCQIFTPLEYVTKLLDIAEYKEFLYGKKILENSCGNGNILVEIVKRYIADCIEKGFLLDEIKNGLENDIYAFEIDLAHSEECKRRLNEIVNFYNIYEVKWNINNNDYLKNIDNQKFDFIIGNPPYIMYKELDNETRKFLKEKYKVCENGKFDYCYAFIEKSIKDLKTNGKMSYLIPGSIFKNVFGKNLRNFLLPHINEIYDYSEKALFTNVLTSSTILNLEKDSNNDEIIYHNIIMENSKKIQKIKLGEKWIFHNIKFSSSKKKFGDYFKVSNSVATLSNKVFIIDKYEEVDENYIKVEEFLIEKTLLKKAASPKGMSKNKNEYIIFPYYYTNENKIKRYSEVDFVKRFPEAKKYLISRIEELEKRKSDKNSSWFEYGRSQALNHLNQDMLILSSIITGNAKIYDIDKEYIPYSGFYITKKDKYGLEVAKENLMSKEFLNYVKGIGISASGNSKRITVKDIAEFPLFKI
- a CDS encoding ATP-binding protein, with product MKKLLFTIEDKAIAELFGRQNFSTKESAIFELVKNSYDAGSKECIVEIKQTENEEFIKIIDFGCGMNEEDIKKNWMHVGKSNKGYIDEKISKRVLAGAKGVGRFALARLGDEIEMTSQKLDSYPIIWKTNWESSSILNLPNKIKSGTEIKIKTLREKWKEKDKDKLIEFLSRAYYGNEMKISVIYNETKEEVQELFSKLKMGINYTSKILLDYVSEDNTLNIEVVSDEFKKEVQEISNDFNILNFNMTKDMSEELSSNILKEEFTKETLTDVGSFKMELYFAMDRVPVDATEKFMYKHGTLIDPIKSGIILYRNAFSISSLEGKKDWIGLGARARKSPAAATHPTGAWRVRANQLSGFVQIDKKRNNFLIDLANRQGLEENEYYESFLKIIDSGIKEFERYRQNIIRVIDKKNKSLTELEPKKTKIMDRFIKNPKIIERLPKKDIKKLATEMETIKKTVTQQTKESKEKEARYKYDVRILNSLATQGLKAGATAHEFHADRNKLAKGTTLIIDALKKYEYWEELKSPDKTKFAYANVPQLLLSLDKINKKLGIFLDTILKKMKKDAFTSPIKSLEKELKFIINNWKKDYEWLEIKLNGKNIELDKYSFTADVLDVIFDNLILNSIQNNQLKDKLIIEIDYLIKNNVINFSYKDNGIGLNKKYLKNPFKILEVHETSRKDGHGLGMWIINNTLQMYGGQIDKILNDDGFKLEFQFIGG
- a CDS encoding HNH endonuclease, whose protein sequence is MIIKNDYRNTSYTLVDFSIDDKKEKFMKEFRKKHKRAKNVYTIVKEKQNEFNRPFREIYNNRCVYCGVTNQIITDSNFEVDHIFPKSKEGETSINVNGIDNIASACKTCNRGKSDYTCKDENFDKINPDKNFLPHIFFREKDYSIQIKTDYILNDDIKALYNALEFGTQLRRIDYLVMQLKDFCEKYSEESIIEKMNKIISKLEQNRREIY